In Gallus gallus isolate bGalGal1 chromosome 6, bGalGal1.mat.broiler.GRCg7b, whole genome shotgun sequence, a single genomic region encodes these proteins:
- the TMEM150B gene encoding transmembrane protein 150A isoform X3, with product MPAWAILPVMLPAFTITGMWIVYAMALSNNHICPVHNWNYNQSCGLDSPGSCCTLDHIPLVSKCGTLPPESCFFSLICSLGSFMVILVGLLRYAHVLERVGPSLLNTLGLAAGWLCAAGLTMVGNFQVDHAKVLHYIGAGVAFPTSMLFVFLQSVLTYRAAKTRGHYWTGHLRSILTAMAFVTLVFILGRCVLHPGELRAAACGRPVRVGVHH from the exons ATGCCCGCCTGGGCTATCCTGCCCGTCATGCTGCCCGCCTTCACCATCACCGGCATGTGGATCGT GTACGCCATGGCGCTCTCCAACAACCACATCTGCCCCGTGCACAACTG GAACTACAACCAGTCATGCGGCCTGGATAGCCCCGGCTCTTGCTGCACTCTGGATCACATCCCGCTGGTCAG CAAGTGTGGCACCCTGCCTCCCGAGAGCTGCTTCTTCAGCCTCATCTGCAGCCTGGGCTCCTTCATGG TGATCCTGGTGGGGCTGCTGAGGTACGCCCACGTCCTGGAGCGCGTTGGGCCATCGCTTCTCAACACCTTGGGGCTGGCTGCCggctggctctgtgctgctgggctcaccATGGTGGGCAACTTCCAG GTGGACCACGCCAAGGTGCTGCACTACATTGGGGCGGGGGTGGCCTTCCCCACCAGCATGCTGTTCGTCTTCCTGCAGTCCGTCCTCACGTACCGTGCGGCCAAGACCCGCGGGCACTACTGGACCGGCCACCTGCGCAGCATCCTCACCGCCATGGCCTTCGTCACCCTCGTCTTCA TCCTTGGGCGGTGTGTTCTTCATCCAGGAGAGCTTCGTGCTGCAGCATGTGGCCGCCCTGTGCGAGTGGGTGTTCATCATTGA
- the TMEM150B gene encoding transmembrane protein 150A isoform X2, translated as MALSNNHICPVHNWNYNQSCGLDSPGSCCTLDHIPLVSKCGTLPPESCFFSLICSLGSFMVILVGLLRYAHVLERVGPSLLNTLGLAAGWLCAAGLTMVGNFQVDHAKVLHYIGAGVAFPTSMLFVFLQSVLTYRAAKTRGHYWTGHLRSILTAMAFVTLVFSGVFFIQESFVLQHVAALCEWVFIIDVLVFYGTFTFEFGAISTDTFLVLLRASRAPKSHKGEDSLPGTEGLPML; from the exons ATGGCGCTCTCCAACAACCACATCTGCCCCGTGCACAACTG GAACTACAACCAGTCATGCGGCCTGGATAGCCCCGGCTCTTGCTGCACTCTGGATCACATCCCGCTGGTCAG CAAGTGTGGCACCCTGCCTCCCGAGAGCTGCTTCTTCAGCCTCATCTGCAGCCTGGGCTCCTTCATGG TGATCCTGGTGGGGCTGCTGAGGTACGCCCACGTCCTGGAGCGCGTTGGGCCATCGCTTCTCAACACCTTGGGGCTGGCTGCCggctggctctgtgctgctgggctcaccATGGTGGGCAACTTCCAG GTGGACCACGCCAAGGTGCTGCACTACATTGGGGCGGGGGTGGCCTTCCCCACCAGCATGCTGTTCGTCTTCCTGCAGTCCGTCCTCACGTACCGTGCGGCCAAGACCCGCGGGCACTACTGGACCGGCCACCTGCGCAGCATCCTCACCGCCATGGCCTTCGTCACCCTCGTCTTCA GCGGTGTGTTCTTCATCCAGGAGAGCTTCGTGCTGCAGCATGTGGCCGCCCTGTGCGAGTGGGTGTTCATCATTGACGTCCTGGTCTTCTACGGCACCTTCACTTTTGAGTTCGGGGCCATCTCTACAGACACCTTTctggtgctgctgagagccAGCCGGGCCCCCAAGAGCCACAAAGGGGAGGACAGCCTGCCTGGCACGGAGGGGCTGCCCATGCTCTGA
- the TMEM150B gene encoding transmembrane protein 150A isoform X1, whose translation MPAWAILPVMLPAFTITGMWIVYAMALSNNHICPVHNWNYNQSCGLDSPGSCCTLDHIPLVSKCGTLPPESCFFSLICSLGSFMVILVGLLRYAHVLERVGPSLLNTLGLAAGWLCAAGLTMVGNFQVDHAKVLHYIGAGVAFPTSMLFVFLQSVLTYRAAKTRGHYWTGHLRSILTAMAFVTLVFSGVFFIQESFVLQHVAALCEWVFIIDVLVFYGTFTFEFGAISTDTFLVLLRASRAPKSHKGEDSLPGTEGLPML comes from the exons ATGCCCGCCTGGGCTATCCTGCCCGTCATGCTGCCCGCCTTCACCATCACCGGCATGTGGATCGT GTACGCCATGGCGCTCTCCAACAACCACATCTGCCCCGTGCACAACTG GAACTACAACCAGTCATGCGGCCTGGATAGCCCCGGCTCTTGCTGCACTCTGGATCACATCCCGCTGGTCAG CAAGTGTGGCACCCTGCCTCCCGAGAGCTGCTTCTTCAGCCTCATCTGCAGCCTGGGCTCCTTCATGG TGATCCTGGTGGGGCTGCTGAGGTACGCCCACGTCCTGGAGCGCGTTGGGCCATCGCTTCTCAACACCTTGGGGCTGGCTGCCggctggctctgtgctgctgggctcaccATGGTGGGCAACTTCCAG GTGGACCACGCCAAGGTGCTGCACTACATTGGGGCGGGGGTGGCCTTCCCCACCAGCATGCTGTTCGTCTTCCTGCAGTCCGTCCTCACGTACCGTGCGGCCAAGACCCGCGGGCACTACTGGACCGGCCACCTGCGCAGCATCCTCACCGCCATGGCCTTCGTCACCCTCGTCTTCA GCGGTGTGTTCTTCATCCAGGAGAGCTTCGTGCTGCAGCATGTGGCCGCCCTGTGCGAGTGGGTGTTCATCATTGACGTCCTGGTCTTCTACGGCACCTTCACTTTTGAGTTCGGGGCCATCTCTACAGACACCTTTctggtgctgctgagagccAGCCGGGCCCCCAAGAGCCACAAAGGGGAGGACAGCCTGCCTGGCACGGAGGGGCTGCCCATGCTCTGA